Proteins encoded together in one Triticum dicoccoides isolate Atlit2015 ecotype Zavitan chromosome 7B, WEW_v2.0, whole genome shotgun sequence window:
- the LOC119340344 gene encoding protein TIFY 11e-like, whose amino-acid sequence MAVSGSAQSRRFAAACGVLSRCIKATDARPAATVVLPLMPGAEVPAQDEHAVGPAPASAQMTIFYGGQVLVLDEVPDDRAAELLRVAAAAGTTRGDGDLPMARKASLQRFMEKRKGRLAARAVPYSRPDGDASCYHLTLTL is encoded by the coding sequence ATGGCGGTGTCAGGGAGCGCTCAGAGCCGACGGTTCGCCGCAGCGTGCGGCGTTCTCAGCCGCTGCATCAAGGCGACGGACGCGCGGCCGGCCGCCACGGTGGTCCTCCCCCTCATGCCCGGAGCCGAAGTGCCCGCGCAAGACGAGCACGCGGTGGGTCCTGCGCCGGCGAGCGCGCAGATGACCATCTTCTACGGCGGGCAGGTGCTGGTGCTCGACGAGGTCCCGGACGACAGGGCGGCCGAGCTGCTCCGTGTCGCTGCCGCAGCAGGCACCACGCGAGGGGACGGCGACCTGCCCATGGCGAGGAAGGCGTCGCTGCAGCGGTTCATGGAGAAGCGCAAAGGAAGGCTCGCCGCTCGCGCCGTCCCCTACAGCCGGCCCGACGGCGACGCGTCCTGCTACCATCTCACGCTGACGCTCTGA